One Fibrobacter sp. UWT2 genomic region harbors:
- a CDS encoding alpha-amylase/4-alpha-glucanotransferase domain-containing protein has translation MKPTLSFVLQLPPSTAYAKLESVVENLLSGICMMLDSGKVKFSLFMDGPTLEVANKVARPLMFGKLRRAIEDGSLELLGGGFYDPMLPLFPTELQSMQLKKHGKLLWKHFGIEPSGYFNSSMVWEMEMTELLAKHRFEYALVQEASLQDALGRTTPVSGWYTVEDKGSFMRVVPVSQKLSEAIANDDFQWEQIAEPYCRDGKSAVVGLNIPPQPGDIIPFFERLIEFVEMNEISTKTVASLVADQSSEGRVSFLLSSGSKIGLPAAAKTCRELLIRRPEVNLLHKMLLSQFHRAAAFLKGHERDDFFEMLLPAMSPIYYRDMQDSEGMRTPMVRWWGSRFLLQAANRLTDLVSFDGIRLDIADFMLEGNKCIWAENHSYSFLLNYLDGGILNILNAKAAENSILGSWRDDGNPSAGFVDFMIPNVELKAEKLDQILSDREGVLSARYEYQIKRHDAGTDIALLSDQHPVLGTQTCDLHVEKTFGLSSTGSEFSVEYKLTNNSPEAVKGFFGTLLDTGLLACGYTAKDILVDGVPLMFNFRDPLIFPDASKFEISDMVTSSKIQLEFEKKTSLLISPIFGASALAAPEALQGIRVFPFQKVSLAGQAESTLRLTVKISKR, from the coding sequence ATGAAACCGACGTTATCGTTTGTGTTGCAGTTGCCGCCATCGACGGCGTATGCAAAGCTTGAATCTGTTGTAGAGAATTTGCTTTCGGGCATCTGCATGATGCTTGATTCCGGAAAGGTGAAATTTTCGCTTTTCATGGATGGGCCGACTCTTGAGGTGGCAAATAAGGTCGCGCGTCCGCTGATGTTTGGCAAGTTGCGCCGCGCGATCGAAGACGGTTCGCTTGAACTTTTGGGTGGCGGTTTCTACGATCCCATGCTTCCGCTGTTCCCCACGGAACTGCAGTCCATGCAACTCAAGAAGCATGGCAAACTCCTGTGGAAACATTTCGGCATCGAACCGTCGGGTTATTTCAATTCCTCGATGGTTTGGGAAATGGAAATGACCGAACTTTTGGCTAAGCACCGCTTTGAATACGCGCTTGTGCAAGAGGCTTCGCTTCAGGATGCCTTGGGCCGTACCACTCCTGTTTCGGGTTGGTACACTGTAGAAGACAAGGGCTCCTTTATGCGCGTGGTTCCGGTTTCGCAGAAATTGTCCGAAGCCATTGCTAATGATGACTTCCAGTGGGAACAGATTGCGGAACCTTATTGTCGTGATGGCAAGTCTGCGGTAGTCGGCTTGAACATTCCTCCGCAGCCGGGCGATATTATTCCATTCTTTGAACGCCTGATTGAATTTGTGGAAATGAACGAGATTTCGACCAAGACCGTCGCCAGTCTCGTTGCGGATCAAAGTTCCGAAGGCCGCGTCAGTTTCTTGTTGTCGTCGGGGAGTAAGATTGGCTTGCCTGCAGCTGCCAAGACCTGCCGCGAACTTTTGATTAGAAGACCCGAAGTCAACTTGCTACACAAGATGCTCCTGTCGCAGTTCCATCGTGCGGCCGCATTCCTTAAGGGCCATGAACGTGATGATTTTTTCGAGATGCTTTTGCCTGCGATGTCGCCTATCTATTACCGCGACATGCAGGACTCCGAGGGTATGCGCACGCCGATGGTCCGTTGGTGGGGCTCTCGCTTTTTGCTACAGGCCGCTAACCGATTGACCGATCTGGTTTCCTTTGACGGTATTCGCCTGGATATTGCAGACTTCATGCTGGAAGGCAACAAGTGCATTTGGGCCGAGAATCATTCCTATTCTTTCTTGCTGAACTATCTGGATGGCGGTATTCTGAATATTTTGAATGCCAAGGCCGCCGAGAACAGCATCTTGGGATCCTGGCGGGATGATGGTAACCCTTCGGCGGGTTTCGTGGACTTCATGATACCCAATGTGGAACTGAAGGCGGAAAAGCTGGACCAGATCCTCTCTGACCGCGAAGGAGTCCTTTCGGCTCGTTATGAATACCAGATCAAGCGTCACGATGCGGGTACCGACATCGCCCTGCTGTCTGACCAGCACCCGGTGCTTGGAACACAGACTTGCGATCTTCATGTAGAAAAGACCTTCGGACTTTCGTCTACGGGTTCTGAATTTTCAGTAGAGTATAAGCTCACGAACAATTCTCCCGAGGCGGTAAAGGGCTTCTTCGGTACACTTCTGGATACGGGGCTTCTTGCCTGCGGTTATACAGCTAAGGATATCCTGGTAGATGGAGTTCCCTTGATGTTCAACTTCCGCGATCCGCTTATTTTCCCGGATGCGTCCAAGTTTGAAATCTCGGATATGGTGACCAGTTCAAAGATTCAACTTGAATTCGAAAAAAAGACTTCGCTGCTGATTTCGCCCATATTCGGCGCATCGGCCCTTGCTGCTCCTGAAGCCTTGCAGGGAATTCGCGTGTTCCCGTTCCAGAAAGTCAGTCTCGCAGGCCAGGCCGAAAGCACCTTGCGCTTGACGGTTAAGATTTCCAAGAGGTAA
- a CDS encoding transglycosylase SLT domain-containing protein, whose protein sequence is MSYWFARQAEIKVLVEREAALRADIEQLSAWGKWTVDYVKISRALDYLSKGRLSEEQREMLTEQIWQISRSYATDPLLILAVVAQESRGNPNARGRKQSGAYSGALGLMQIKLETAKKMSAHFGLQIETEEDLLKPEINVTVGTAYLIRLISKYGNWKDALIAYNLGHSAVDRMLQSGKPLPTKYYEHVISKYRKLTELDFKTSDQQPVYDDKWQME, encoded by the coding sequence GTGTCTTATTGGTTTGCCCGTCAGGCCGAAATCAAGGTGCTCGTGGAACGGGAAGCCGCCTTACGCGCCGATATCGAGCAGCTGAGTGCTTGGGGAAAGTGGACCGTTGATTATGTCAAGATCAGCCGAGCCCTCGATTACCTTTCCAAAGGCCGCTTGAGCGAAGAACAGCGTGAAATGCTCACGGAACAGATCTGGCAGATTTCAAGGTCCTATGCCACGGATCCTCTGCTTATTTTGGCGGTGGTGGCTCAAGAAAGCCGAGGAAATCCCAATGCCCGCGGCCGTAAACAATCCGGAGCTTATTCGGGTGCCCTCGGGCTTATGCAAATCAAGCTTGAAACGGCTAAGAAAATGAGTGCCCACTTTGGACTTCAAATCGAAACCGAAGAGGATTTGCTTAAGCCGGAAATCAACGTGACGGTGGGTACGGCCTACTTGATTCGCCTGATTTCCAAGTATGGCAACTGGAAAGACGCCTTGATTGCATACAACTTAGGACATTCGGCGGTAGACCGAATGCTTCAATCGGGCAAACCCTTGCCGACCAAGTATTATGAGCATGTGATTTCGAAATATCGCAAGCTGACGGAGCTTGATTTTAAAACAAGCGACCAACAGCCCGTATATGACGACAAGTGGCAAATGGAATAG
- a CDS encoding TolC family protein, which produces MFRVLFVLLMASLAFAGEIRYSLEQFVDEGLAADPQVTELKYGTEAKRNQIRKLKSEAILPTFYVGMMVGPAPGLKNELQDGDTVEVYDFTKMGPFWGVQAKFIQPLNLGQYRAGKMALEADLQQKSFDIENQVHKKDVELQTYYYNYLLAKEMIRIAGDAQSKVDDAYEKLEEALDDDDPNVSQMDLLNLKAKMHTVKEGVAEANLGMKRVMLAIRFSLNMDDGDSFVAADSVLTPRTEPLPSLDEVRNMTLKYHPELRQLSAGIRARRIQMDLAEAKLAPEFFVMGEIEYVKSWAGNRSVLQKSAFAEDAVNKFDGVLGVGVRYNLNFWKNWEGYRSARTDMRGLQLKETYASEGLMAKAEEQYYQVVAAKEKLDALKESLRATEGILKGAAMQYDLDKSKTGDLVSAYTQNITMQKDYYFAVCSYNVEFAQLIAKMGLSLKEFHTIYMNQ; this is translated from the coding sequence ATGTTCCGTGTATTGTTTGTCTTGTTGATGGCTTCTTTGGCGTTTGCCGGTGAAATCCGGTATAGCCTTGAGCAGTTTGTCGATGAGGGCCTTGCAGCGGATCCGCAGGTGACAGAACTCAAATATGGCACCGAAGCGAAGAGAAACCAGATTCGCAAACTGAAATCCGAAGCGATTTTGCCGACTTTTTATGTGGGCATGATGGTGGGCCCCGCTCCCGGACTGAAAAATGAATTGCAGGATGGCGATACGGTGGAAGTTTATGACTTTACCAAGATGGGACCGTTCTGGGGTGTGCAGGCCAAGTTTATCCAGCCTTTGAATTTGGGACAGTACCGCGCCGGTAAAATGGCGTTGGAAGCGGATTTGCAGCAAAAAAGTTTCGATATCGAAAACCAGGTCCATAAAAAAGACGTAGAACTGCAGACCTATTACTACAATTACCTTTTGGCAAAAGAAATGATTCGCATTGCGGGCGATGCCCAGTCCAAAGTGGATGACGCCTATGAAAAATTGGAAGAAGCCCTGGACGATGACGACCCGAATGTGTCCCAGATGGACCTCTTGAACCTGAAGGCCAAAATGCATACGGTCAAGGAAGGGGTTGCCGAAGCCAATTTGGGAATGAAACGCGTGATGTTGGCGATTCGTTTTTCGCTGAATATGGATGATGGTGATTCTTTCGTGGCGGCCGATTCCGTGCTGACCCCGAGAACAGAACCTTTGCCGTCTTTGGATGAAGTCCGTAACATGACGCTGAAATATCATCCGGAATTGCGACAGCTTTCTGCGGGAATTCGTGCCCGCCGAATCCAGATGGATTTGGCCGAGGCTAAGCTTGCTCCGGAATTCTTTGTGATGGGCGAAATTGAATATGTCAAGAGCTGGGCTGGTAACAGAAGCGTCTTGCAGAAGAGTGCCTTTGCCGAAGATGCGGTGAACAAGTTCGACGGTGTGCTTGGTGTGGGCGTTCGCTATAACCTGAATTTCTGGAAAAATTGGGAAGGATACCGTTCGGCCCGTACGGACATGCGCGGTCTCCAGCTTAAGGAAACTTATGCTTCGGAAGGCTTGATGGCCAAGGCCGAGGAACAGTATTACCAGGTCGTTGCCGCCAAGGAAAAACTCGACGCCTTGAAGGAAAGCCTGCGTGCTACGGAAGGCATTTTGAAGGGTGCCGCCATGCAGTACGATTTGGACAAGTCCAAGACGGGAGATTTGGTCTCGGCATATACGCAAAATATCACGATGCAAAAAGATTACTATTTTGCGGTATGCTCTTACAATGTGGAATTTGCCCAATTGATTGCGAAAATGGGCTTGTCGCTGAAGGAATTCCACACGATTTATATGAATCAGTGA
- a CDS encoding phospholipid-binding protein MlaC → MLKKLLIAIACASLVAFAAEDPVAAIKKKDTELQALLKKSSRNAKETERVKSLLNDSFDFALLAKKSLSANDWKAQDAAAQEKFVAEFQRMVRNSSAKRLELYRADSTIYEPAKMKGDNEARVVAHLWNKGKESVLEYKMSLVDGKWKAWDLVIDDLSTARNYKDQFSQILKTKSFADLIDIISKKADESEK, encoded by the coding sequence ATGCTTAAGAAACTTTTAATTGCTATTGCCTGCGCTTCTTTGGTAGCTTTTGCTGCCGAAGATCCCGTGGCCGCCATCAAGAAAAAGGATACGGAACTTCAGGCTCTCTTGAAAAAATCCAGTCGCAACGCCAAAGAGACTGAACGTGTCAAGAGCCTGCTGAACGATTCCTTCGATTTTGCCCTGTTGGCAAAGAAGTCTCTATCTGCAAATGATTGGAAAGCTCAGGACGCTGCCGCTCAGGAAAAGTTTGTCGCTGAATTCCAGCGCATGGTCCGCAATTCCAGCGCAAAGCGCTTGGAACTGTACCGAGCCGATTCAACCATTTATGAACCGGCAAAGATGAAGGGTGACAACGAAGCTCGCGTGGTGGCACACCTTTGGAATAAGGGCAAGGAATCGGTTCTGGAATACAAGATGAGCCTGGTCGATGGCAAGTGGAAGGCCTGGGACCTGGTGATTGATGACCTTTCTACCGCTCGCAATTACAAGGACCAGTTCTCGCAAATTCTCAAGACCAAGAGCTTTGCGGACCTGATCGATATCATCAGCAAGAAGGCTGATGAATCGGAGAAGTAA
- a CDS encoding pseudouridine synthase: protein MPALTLDRLLASIGFGSRKESRALVRMGMVELDGKVLDDPFMEFKERPEFITVNGEEVPTIEKLYIMMDKPLDVECSHNARDHQSVFELLPDRFTAMGIQTVGRLDADSSGLLLFSNQGDFIHKVESPKKGYLKKYRVTLARPFTEEQKAELLRGVMLKDERRPVLARALEVDGESVLISIGEGLYHQVRRMFAAVGNHVETLKREAIGPVVLDSTLGKGGWRYMTEEEVASLT, encoded by the coding sequence ATGCCTGCTTTGACTTTGGACAGACTATTGGCCTCGATTGGATTTGGTTCGCGGAAGGAAAGCCGCGCCCTTGTCCGCATGGGTATGGTGGAACTGGATGGCAAGGTCCTTGACGATCCGTTTATGGAATTCAAGGAAAGGCCTGAGTTCATCACGGTGAATGGTGAAGAAGTCCCGACGATTGAAAAACTCTACATCATGATGGACAAGCCTCTGGATGTGGAATGCAGTCACAACGCCCGAGACCACCAGTCGGTGTTCGAGCTGTTGCCGGACCGTTTTACGGCCATGGGTATTCAGACGGTGGGCCGTCTGGATGCGGATTCTTCGGGCCTGTTGCTGTTTTCGAACCAGGGCGATTTCATTCACAAGGTGGAAAGTCCCAAGAAAGGGTACCTCAAGAAATACCGCGTGACTCTTGCAAGGCCCTTTACCGAAGAACAGAAAGCGGAACTTTTGCGTGGCGTGATGCTTAAAGACGAAAGAAGGCCGGTGCTTGCACGGGCCTTAGAGGTTGACGGAGAATCCGTCTTGATTTCGATTGGCGAAGGTTTGTACCACCAGGTCCGCAGAATGTTTGCGGCAGTGGGAAACCATGTGGAAACGCTTAAGCGTGAAGCCATCGGCCCAGTGGTGCTGGACTCGACCCTTGGCAAGGGCGGATGGCGCTACATGACGGAAGAAGAAGTGGCGTCGCTGACCTGA
- a CDS encoding HU family DNA-binding protein, which produces MANITKQALIQEIAKSTGFVRNDIKTVIEQFLDLLGEKLIEGNTIEIRGFGTFACKPRKARPARNPRTGETVLIEERMVPSFKFSNDIKDKINSIEALVEGANAKLESEETQVSDATSSSVM; this is translated from the coding sequence GTGGCAAATATAACTAAACAAGCACTGATTCAAGAGATCGCCAAGTCCACCGGATTTGTGCGTAACGATATTAAGACCGTCATCGAACAGTTTCTCGACCTTTTGGGCGAAAAGCTGATCGAAGGCAACACCATCGAGATCCGTGGCTTTGGCACCTTTGCCTGCAAGCCCCGTAAGGCTCGTCCGGCTCGCAACCCCCGCACCGGTGAAACTGTCTTGATCGAAGAACGCATGGTTCCGTCGTTCAAGTTCAGCAACGACATCAAGGACAAGATCAATTCCATCGAAGCCTTGGTCGAAGGTGCAAACGCCAAGCTTGAGTCCGAAGAAACTCAGGTCAGCGACGCCACTTCTTCTTCCGTCATGTAG
- a CDS encoding tRNA-dihydrouridine synthase: MDGVTDAPFRRLCRVLSGNRMGLLVSEFVPTDGDAVFCLDGHKQLKFFPEERPFGVQIFGRFPDRMAAAAKKIAENLHPEFIEVNAGCPAPKVAGKGSGSGLLRDLPRLQEILHDVRAALDASSVDIPLTLKCRIGWDDESINVMETLKIAEGEGVEMLTVHGRTRLQGYNGLANWDWIGKVAAAAKIPVIGNGDVNSVAVARERLETYGVSGVSIGRGAMHNPWIFGQIADAWEGKPAREITATEALDVFPLYFKFKLEDGSTEMGALGRLKQLAARLCKGFCQEGCGDEVGMHVRQTLLTAQTPQEFFERLEVLKNGVVKSMCFDPNRLINLNGAKETELRFGDQFAGR; the protein is encoded by the coding sequence ATGGACGGGGTGACGGATGCCCCGTTCCGTAGACTTTGCCGAGTTTTATCGGGAAATCGCATGGGACTCCTGGTATCGGAGTTTGTTCCGACAGATGGCGATGCCGTTTTTTGCCTAGATGGCCACAAACAGCTGAAGTTTTTTCCCGAAGAAAGGCCTTTCGGAGTGCAAATCTTCGGAAGATTTCCCGACCGAATGGCCGCTGCCGCCAAAAAAATTGCCGAAAACCTTCACCCGGAGTTTATCGAGGTGAATGCGGGCTGCCCGGCGCCGAAGGTGGCGGGCAAGGGGAGTGGTTCCGGCCTTTTGCGTGATTTGCCGCGACTGCAAGAAATCCTGCACGACGTCCGAGCCGCCCTGGATGCTTCTAGCGTGGATATTCCGCTCACGCTCAAGTGTCGCATCGGCTGGGACGACGAAAGCATTAACGTGATGGAAACGCTGAAAATCGCCGAAGGCGAGGGCGTGGAAATGCTCACGGTGCATGGCCGTACCCGCTTGCAGGGGTACAACGGCCTTGCCAACTGGGACTGGATTGGCAAGGTCGCTGCCGCGGCCAAGATTCCCGTGATTGGCAATGGTGATGTCAACAGTGTGGCGGTGGCTCGTGAACGTTTGGAAACTTATGGGGTGTCGGGCGTATCCATTGGCCGCGGTGCCATGCATAATCCTTGGATTTTCGGACAGATTGCCGATGCCTGGGAAGGTAAGCCCGCGCGTGAAATTACTGCGACAGAAGCCTTGGATGTGTTCCCGCTTTATTTTAAGTTCAAGCTCGAAGATGGCTCTACCGAAATGGGGGCGCTAGGCCGCCTTAAACAGCTTGCGGCAAGGCTTTGCAAGGGCTTTTGCCAAGAAGGATGTGGTGACGAAGTTGGTATGCATGTTCGCCAGACCCTGCTTACTGCGCAGACTCCGCAAGAATTTTTTGAGCGCCTTGAGGTGTTGAAAAATGGTGTTGTGAAATCAATGTGCTTTGATCCGAATCGCTTGATAAATCTGAATGGAGCCAAGGAAACCGAATTGAGGTTTGGCGACCAGTTCGCGGGACGATAA
- a CDS encoding type II toxin-antitoxin system RelB/DinJ family antitoxin, translated as MAIVSVRMEDETKKKFETFCDSVGITVSAAVNMFVKMTLREDRLPFDVKGHSFEPLGKVVQAKGVD; from the coding sequence ATGGCAATAGTAAGCGTAAGAATGGAAGACGAAACAAAGAAAAAGTTTGAAACTTTCTGTGATTCCGTTGGAATTACGGTTTCGGCTGCAGTAAACATGTTTGTGAAAATGACGCTCCGCGAAGACCGGTTGCCGTTTGACGTCAAGGGTCATTCGTTTGAACCGCTGGGAAAGGTGGTTCAGGCGAAGGGTGTAGACTAA
- a CDS encoding radical SAM protein: MNLLLSLTEKCNLRCSYCYYKSSQVNRELEMSDEILEKSIKLALERTIKLKHEFFNITFFGGEPLLRVDAICKGVEFAKMMVESERAKLPKNFEMHFAVNTNGTLFSNDLLDFFQKEKFQIYLSLDGPEKKHDISRVKINGKGCFKDIAPYIPRLVDMDATVLSVVTRKHVRGLADSVKWVFEQGFRGMSTAVDYDGKWTGEDLDALALEYQKMAMFWFDFRNAGKDFYLGTIQDKITYDVLNTRQKEQSCSISKGGFGVAANGNVFPCSRFVTSAPDAKYVLGNVLENGLEMFSGPVAKDICHFLENDKPECKNCAIKYRCSAHECGCTSFYTTGSIYGVSPEVCTHERILTAICDEVLEKRRSQGYFF, from the coding sequence ATGAATTTATTGCTAAGCTTGACGGAAAAGTGTAATTTACGTTGTAGCTATTGCTATTATAAATCAAGCCAAGTGAATCGCGAACTTGAAATGAGCGATGAAATTCTTGAAAAATCGATAAAATTAGCTTTAGAGAGAACCATTAAGTTAAAACATGAATTTTTTAATATCACCTTTTTTGGTGGTGAACCTCTTTTACGTGTTGATGCCATTTGCAAAGGTGTTGAATTTGCAAAAATGATGGTTGAATCTGAACGTGCAAAGTTGCCCAAAAATTTTGAAATGCACTTTGCGGTGAATACGAATGGCACGCTTTTTTCCAATGACCTTTTGGACTTTTTTCAAAAAGAAAAATTTCAAATATATTTGTCGTTAGATGGACCGGAAAAAAAACATGACATCTCTAGAGTCAAAATTAATGGAAAAGGCTGCTTTAAAGATATCGCTCCGTATATTCCAAGATTGGTCGATATGGATGCAACCGTTTTGTCGGTGGTGACTCGCAAACATGTGCGGGGATTGGCTGACTCCGTTAAGTGGGTGTTTGAACAAGGCTTTAGGGGAATGTCGACCGCGGTGGATTATGATGGCAAATGGACTGGCGAAGATTTAGATGCTCTAGCTTTGGAATATCAAAAAATGGCCATGTTCTGGTTTGATTTCAGAAATGCCGGAAAAGATTTTTATTTAGGAACGATTCAGGATAAAATTACATATGATGTCCTGAATACTAGACAAAAGGAACAGTCCTGTTCCATTTCCAAAGGTGGATTTGGTGTCGCTGCGAATGGAAATGTGTTTCCTTGTAGTCGGTTTGTAACAAGCGCACCTGATGCGAAGTATGTTTTGGGCAATGTCTTGGAAAATGGACTTGAAATGTTTTCTGGCCCCGTCGCCAAAGACATATGCCATTTTCTAGAAAATGATAAACCTGAATGCAAGAACTGTGCGATTAAATATCGCTGTTCCGCGCATGAATGTGGATGTACGTCTTTTTATACAACAGGATCGATTTATGGTGTGTCTCCTGAAGTGTGCACTCATGAACGAATCTTGACGGCGATTTGTGACGAGGTTCTTGAAAAACGTCGTTCTCAGGGATATTTCTTTTAA
- a CDS encoding HD domain-containing phosphohydrolase, translated as MRNKIFAYKDAVSFENELFLFSKWYKEHGSPTMCFQIHSTILDPEKLKPVWDILERVFPETPWFGNSTAGNIVDCEQAVDISVSAIIFEKTTSKFQVFQYDFSRESVGGIASEIVKEADKNPWVKAVEIYHCISPFSTTALCEGLDSLAPNIQVFGGIVCSPDITSPNSCVFSSVGGYTKSGLLVVFYGGDDLYIESRKISGWKPIGRNFHVTRSEGNILYELGGIPAYEVYNKYLNIKNDNNFFYNALEFPMLYEHNGVSIVRAAGASNPDGSLSMSSDIDEGSIVRLSYGEPQLIVEKIKAESEACEKFAPEVQHIFSCAARKAFWSQHEPTYEISPFKGLASSTGFFSHGEFLREKGHLNQHNITLVFASMREGPAVKHEHAPVEDIQEGMASRLPLAARMATFIRETSFELEQINSKLRVMNEHLQDVATTDALTGLENRLAFDEILKTISQEDAEAGTWTMVLMDVNGLKYANDTFGHQAGDALIVAAGNAIKSAYGATGNCFRIGGDEFAVVTRAPLDSLFVLYSNLQKCIEEYNKDALYHLSIAVGESRLRSDSGVRKSISDWKMEADLNMYRDKVRYHKPVENNENQNLKDLISCLITVEEAKDSYTAHHSDRVKAFSEQIARLLGLSEGSVSLITHAAHLHDIGKMGISDNVLGKPGKLTDDEFSIIKQHPVIGAKILMQSNYTHELVQIVLHHHERYDGRGYPEGLKGEDIPIGARIIAIADSVDAMTSKRVYRDAMSLDYCKKEIEKNLGAMYDPAIGKVVLDHWDEVADLLMKLQSGRPKVIDRTK; from the coding sequence ATGAGGAACAAAATATTTGCGTATAAGGATGCAGTTTCATTCGAAAATGAACTATTCCTGTTTAGCAAGTGGTACAAGGAACATGGTTCCCCCACGATGTGCTTCCAAATACATTCAACCATATTGGATCCCGAAAAACTGAAGCCCGTTTGGGATATTCTGGAACGGGTATTCCCCGAGACGCCGTGGTTTGGCAATTCGACCGCCGGGAACATTGTGGATTGCGAACAGGCCGTCGATATTTCGGTGTCCGCCATTATTTTCGAAAAAACGACGAGTAAATTCCAGGTTTTTCAGTACGACTTCTCTAGGGAATCTGTCGGTGGCATTGCGAGCGAAATCGTAAAAGAGGCAGATAAAAATCCATGGGTAAAGGCTGTTGAAATTTATCACTGCATTTCGCCCTTCTCGACGACGGCTCTTTGCGAAGGGCTTGACAGCCTTGCTCCGAACATTCAGGTTTTTGGCGGTATTGTTTGCTCTCCCGATATTACGAGCCCGAATTCCTGCGTGTTCTCGTCGGTGGGTGGCTATACGAAGTCCGGTCTTTTGGTCGTGTTCTACGGCGGTGACGATCTTTATATTGAATCTCGCAAGATTAGCGGCTGGAAACCCATTGGACGTAACTTCCACGTGACCCGTTCGGAGGGCAATATCCTTTATGAATTGGGCGGTATTCCGGCTTACGAAGTTTACAACAAGTACCTGAATATTAAGAACGATAACAACTTCTTCTACAACGCGCTTGAATTCCCGATGCTGTACGAGCATAACGGCGTTTCGATTGTGCGTGCGGCTGGCGCCAGCAATCCGGATGGTTCGCTCTCCATGTCTTCGGATATTGACGAGGGGTCTATAGTCCGCTTGTCTTATGGTGAGCCGCAGTTGATTGTGGAAAAGATTAAGGCTGAAAGTGAAGCGTGCGAAAAGTTTGCTCCCGAAGTGCAGCATATCTTCTCTTGCGCGGCCCGAAAGGCGTTCTGGTCCCAGCATGAACCGACTTACGAAATTTCTCCGTTCAAGGGCTTGGCTTCTAGCACCGGATTTTTCTCGCATGGCGAGTTCCTACGTGAAAAGGGCCACTTGAACCAGCACAACATTACGCTTGTATTTGCCTCGATGCGTGAAGGTCCTGCGGTAAAGCATGAACATGCTCCTGTAGAAGATATCCAAGAGGGAATGGCTTCGCGTTTGCCGCTTGCGGCCCGTATGGCAACGTTCATTCGCGAAACTTCTTTTGAACTGGAACAGATTAATAGCAAGCTGCGCGTGATGAACGAACACTTACAGGATGTCGCGACGACCGATGCCTTGACGGGGCTTGAAAACAGACTTGCCTTTGACGAGATCCTCAAGACCATTAGCCAGGAAGACGCTGAAGCTGGCACTTGGACGATGGTGCTGATGGACGTGAACGGCTTGAAGTACGCAAACGATACCTTTGGCCACCAGGCGGGCGATGCCCTGATTGTGGCGGCGGGAAACGCTATCAAGAGCGCTTACGGTGCAACCGGAAACTGCTTCAGAATTGGCGGTGACGAATTTGCCGTGGTGACGCGTGCTCCGCTGGATTCGCTGTTCGTGCTGTATAGCAACCTGCAGAAGTGCATCGAAGAATACAACAAGGACGCTTTGTACCACTTGTCCATTGCAGTGGGCGAAAGCCGCCTGCGAAGCGATTCCGGCGTTCGCAAGTCCATTAGTGACTGGAAGATGGAAGCGGACTTGAACATGTACCGCGACAAGGTGCGTTACCACAAACCGGTTGAAAACAATGAAAACCAGAACCTCAAGGACTTGATTTCTTGTTTGATCACGGTGGAAGAAGCGAAGGATTCCTACACGGCTCACCATTCCGATCGCGTGAAGGCTTTCTCGGAACAGATTGCTAGGTTGCTTGGCCTGTCGGAAGGTTCTGTCTCGTTGATTACCCATGCCGCGCACTTGCACGATATCGGCAAGATGGGCATTAGTGACAACGTGCTCGGTAAACCCGGTAAACTGACGGATGATGAATTCTCGATTATTAAGCAGCATCCGGTGATTGGCGCTAAGATCTTGATGCAGTCCAACTACACCCATGAATTGGTGCAGATTGTGTTGCATCACCATGAACGTTACGATGGTCGCGGTTATCCGGAAGGCTTGAAGGGTGAAGATATTCCTATTGGAGCCCGTATCATCGCTATCGCAGACTCTGTTGATGCAATGACGAGTAAGCGTGTTTACCGCGACGCCATGTCGCTTGATTACTGTAAAAAGGAAATCGAGAAGAACTTGGGCGCGATGTACGACCCGGCCATTGGCAAGGTCGTTCTGGATCATTGGGACGAGGTAGCGGACCTGCTGATGAAACTGCAGAGCGGTCGCCCGAAAGTCATTGATCGCACCAAATAA